The proteins below are encoded in one region of Xenopus laevis strain J_2021 chromosome 8L, Xenopus_laevis_v10.1, whole genome shotgun sequence:
- the bspry.L gene encoding B box and SPRY domain-containing protein isoform X1: protein MSGPQTWAGDWIREEQEPNDPAMIPPAQPDTAEPQTGGTCREHGGQLLWFCFPDNKLICPQCRSRCLNHRTVPLAERAAHIRNKMVDRCEKLQLQTAGIEKYLGETLPAKTPRVAATAREARELVIQRLNLIRSVCDNEEQRLLEEIHAEEERAQQGILTQRAHWSQAAHKLSNIRSYLVDTLTELDDLSLVNSDEAIEERTEEAEGILEPQDSDKLNFNPNCVQSPMLNRLWASSMFCCSTVCEDLAFNMKTTGPLLALTEDKMLRFLQKKPKNYSDEPERFNHWPNCLANKSFQGGTHAWKVNVEKSGAYKLGVAYWSMARKGSGNDSRLGYNPNSWVFSRYDKDFCFSHNSEHQTVELLRSPKQIGVVLDFDLGELIFYDPIACVILYTHQTRFRHPVFPVFAVADETIALIQ from the exons ATGTCGGGGCCCCAGACTTGGGCAGGAGACTGGATCCGGGAGGAGCAGGAGCCCAATGACCCCGCAATGATCCCGCCCGCACAGCCCGACACTGCGGAGCCGCAAACTGGAGGGACCTGCCGGGAACACGGGGGGCAACTGCTCTGGTTCTGTTTCCCGGACAACAAACTCATCTGCCCCCAGTGCCGGAGCCGCTGCCTCAACCACAGAACTGTCCCCTTGGCGGAGAGAGCCGCCCACATCCGG AACAAGATGGTGGACCGGTGTGAGAAACTGCAACTGCAGACGGCTGGGATAGAAAAGTACTTGGGGGAGACCCTACCCGCAAAGACCCCACGTGTTGCG GCGACAGCCAGAGAGGCCCGGGAGCTGGTGATCCAGAGACTGAACCTGATCAGGTCGGTGTGTGACAATGAGGAGCAGCGGCTGCTGGAAGAGATCCATGCGGAGGAAGAGAGAGCCCAGCAGGGAATCCTCACCCAACGTGCCCACTGGAGCCAAGCGGCCCACAAACTCTCCAACATTAGGTCCTACCTGGTGGACACACTGACCGAGCTCGATGACCTCAGCCTCGTT AATTCGGATGAAGCCATAGAAGAGAG gacagaggaagcagaaggaATCTTAGAGCCGCAGGATTCGGACAAGTTAAACTTTAACCCAAACTGCGTCCAGAGTCCAATGCTGAACAGACTGTGGGCTTCCTCCATGTTCTGCTGCAGCACAG TGTGTGAGGACCTGGCGTTTAATATGAAGACCACGGGGCCCCTGTTGGCGCTGACAGAGGACAAGATGCTGCGGTTTCTCCAGAAAAAGCCCAAGAACTATTCCGACGAGCCGGAACGCTTTAACCACTGGCCCAACTGCTTGGCTAACAAGTCGTTCCAAGGTGGCACCCACGCATGGAAAGTGAACGTGGAAAAAAGTGGCGCCTACAAACTGGGCGTGGCCTACTGGTCCATGGCACGCAAGGGCTCGGGAAATGACTCCCGACTGGGGTACAACCCAAACTCCTGGGTATTTTCCCGATACGACAAGGACTTCTGCTTCTCCCACAATTCTGAGCATCAGACGGTGGAACTGCTCAGAAGCCCCAAACAAATCGGGGTTGTGCTGGATTTCGACCTGGGGGAACTCATCTTTTACGACCCCATCGCTTGCGTTATTCTCTATACCCACCAGACCAGGTTCCGACACCCCGTTTTCCCTGTCTTTGCTGTTGCAGACGAGACCATAGCCCTCATACAGTGA
- the alad.L gene encoding aminolevulinate dehydratase L homeolog (The RefSeq protein has 2 substitutions compared to this genomic sequence), which produces MQADSILHSGYFHPVLRAWQSTATSLDANNLMYPIFITDNSDAVEDIPSLPGQARYGVNQLDVLLRPLVDNGLKCVLIFGVPSRVTKDDRGSAADADDTPAILAIRRIREKFPQLLVACDVCLCPYTSHGHCGILREDGSIQNESSCQRLAEVALAYARAGCHIVAPSDMMDGRIGAIKQALISNDLGNKVSVMSYSAKFASCFYGPFRDAAQSKPAFGDRKCYQLPPGARGLALRAVDRDVREGADMLMVKPGIPYLDLVRDVKDKHPALPLAVYHVSGEYAMLWHGAQANAFDLKVAVLEAMTGFRRAGADIIITYYTPQLLNWIKER; this is translated from the exons ATGCAGGCAGACTCCATCCTACACAGCGGCTATTTCCACCCTGTGCTCCGGGCCTGGCAGAGCACTGCTACCAGTCTAGATGCCAACAACCTCATGTACCCCATCTTTATCAC GGATAACTCGGATGCTGTTGAGGACATTCCCAGCTTGCCAGGCCAAGCCAG GTATGGGGTAAACCAGTTGGATGTCTTGCTGCGCCCTCTGGTGGACAATGGGCTGAAGTGCGTGCTGATCTTCGGGGTCCCAAGCAGAGTCACTAAG GATGACCGTGGCTCCGCAGCAGACGCAGACGACACGCCGGCCATATTGGCCATACGGAGGATTCGGGAAAAGTTCCCCCAGCTGCTCGTTGCATGTGATGTTTGCCTTTGTCCCTATACATCTCATGGGCACTGTG GGATTCTACGAGAAGATGGCAGCATACAGAATGAGAGCAGCTGCCAGAGATTAGCAGAAGTGGCCCTTGCTTATGCCCGTGCAG GCTGTCACATCGTTGCACCTTCAGACATGATGGATGGACGAATTGGCGCCATAAAGCAGGCTCTGATCTCCAATGACCTGGGAAACAAG GTGTCCGTCATGAGTTACAGCGCCAAATTCGCCTCCTGCTTTTATGGGCCGTTTAG GGACGCCGCGCAGTCCAAACCCGCCTTTGGTGATCGTAAATGTTACCAACTTCCACCTGGTGCCAGGGGCCTCGCCCTCCGGTCAGTG GACCGGGATGTGCGTGAAGGGGCAGACATGCTGATGGTGAAGCCGGGGATGCCATATTTGGATCTGGTCAGAGACGTCAAGGACAAG CACCCTGCTCTCCCATTGGCTGTGTACCATGTGTCTGGAGAATATGCCATGTTGTGGCACGGGGCGCAGGCTAATGCTTTTGACCTTAAGGTAGCCGTACTGGAAGCGATGACTGGATTCCGGAGAGCCG GAGCGGATATCATCATCACCTACTACACCCCCCAGCTCCTCAACTGGATAAAGGAAAGATAA
- the LOC108699496 gene encoding E3 ubiquitin-protein ligase RNF183: MGGDEMEQELNVPECPICFVPYDNVFKTPLILPCSHTFCLECLSKLCVFQRELDTFFCPLCRALVTIPPGGIPKLPPNMSLVSQFPPWMGQLQEVWMEGSKLCWRKRGDQSYVTTTQNSVSQFPGGPEENMIITIYLLGPTTSHFTQPGDLVRIPQSLPHHRCSFCLRNYAFVLWIFICCVILLFIMIFFPTYIHF; encoded by the coding sequence ATGGGAGGGGATGAGATGGAGCAGGAACTCAATGTGCCCGAGTGCCCAATCTGCTTTGTGCCCTATGACAATGTCTTCAAGACCCCCCTGATCCTGCCTTGTTCCCACACCTTCTGCCTTGAGTGCCTCTCCAAGCTGTGCGTCTTCCAGAGGGAGCTGGACACCTTCTTCTGCCCATTGTGTAGGGCGCTGGTCACTATCCCACCAGGTGGCATCCCAAAGCTGCCCCCCAATATGAGTCTGGTTTCCCAGTTCCCACCATGGATGGGGCAACTCCAGGAGGTGTGGATGGAGGGATCAAAGCTCTGCTGGAGAAAGAGGGGAGACCAATCCTATGTCACCACCACCCAGAACTCTGTATCCCAGttcccagggggccctgaggagaACATGATAATCACCATCTACTTACTGGGCCCCACCACCTCCCACTTCACTCAGCCGGGGGACCTGGTGAGAATCCCACAGTCACTACCCCACCATCGCTGCAGCTTCTGTCTGAGGAACTATGCCTTTGTCCTATGGATCTTCATCTGCTGTGTCATCCTCCTCTTCATCATGATCTTCTTCCCAACCTACATCCACTTCTGA
- the bspry.L gene encoding B box and SPRY domain-containing protein isoform X2: MSGPQTWAGDWIREEQEPNDPAMIPPAQPDTAEPQTGGTCREHGGQLLWFCFPDNKLICPQCRSRCLNHRTVPLAERAAHIRATAREARELVIQRLNLIRSVCDNEEQRLLEEIHAEEERAQQGILTQRAHWSQAAHKLSNIRSYLVDTLTELDDLSLVNSDEAIEERTEEAEGILEPQDSDKLNFNPNCVQSPMLNRLWASSMFCCSTVCEDLAFNMKTTGPLLALTEDKMLRFLQKKPKNYSDEPERFNHWPNCLANKSFQGGTHAWKVNVEKSGAYKLGVAYWSMARKGSGNDSRLGYNPNSWVFSRYDKDFCFSHNSEHQTVELLRSPKQIGVVLDFDLGELIFYDPIACVILYTHQTRFRHPVFPVFAVADETIALIQ; this comes from the exons ATGTCGGGGCCCCAGACTTGGGCAGGAGACTGGATCCGGGAGGAGCAGGAGCCCAATGACCCCGCAATGATCCCGCCCGCACAGCCCGACACTGCGGAGCCGCAAACTGGAGGGACCTGCCGGGAACACGGGGGGCAACTGCTCTGGTTCTGTTTCCCGGACAACAAACTCATCTGCCCCCAGTGCCGGAGCCGCTGCCTCAACCACAGAACTGTCCCCTTGGCGGAGAGAGCCGCCCACATCCGG GCGACAGCCAGAGAGGCCCGGGAGCTGGTGATCCAGAGACTGAACCTGATCAGGTCGGTGTGTGACAATGAGGAGCAGCGGCTGCTGGAAGAGATCCATGCGGAGGAAGAGAGAGCCCAGCAGGGAATCCTCACCCAACGTGCCCACTGGAGCCAAGCGGCCCACAAACTCTCCAACATTAGGTCCTACCTGGTGGACACACTGACCGAGCTCGATGACCTCAGCCTCGTT AATTCGGATGAAGCCATAGAAGAGAG gacagaggaagcagaaggaATCTTAGAGCCGCAGGATTCGGACAAGTTAAACTTTAACCCAAACTGCGTCCAGAGTCCAATGCTGAACAGACTGTGGGCTTCCTCCATGTTCTGCTGCAGCACAG TGTGTGAGGACCTGGCGTTTAATATGAAGACCACGGGGCCCCTGTTGGCGCTGACAGAGGACAAGATGCTGCGGTTTCTCCAGAAAAAGCCCAAGAACTATTCCGACGAGCCGGAACGCTTTAACCACTGGCCCAACTGCTTGGCTAACAAGTCGTTCCAAGGTGGCACCCACGCATGGAAAGTGAACGTGGAAAAAAGTGGCGCCTACAAACTGGGCGTGGCCTACTGGTCCATGGCACGCAAGGGCTCGGGAAATGACTCCCGACTGGGGTACAACCCAAACTCCTGGGTATTTTCCCGATACGACAAGGACTTCTGCTTCTCCCACAATTCTGAGCATCAGACGGTGGAACTGCTCAGAAGCCCCAAACAAATCGGGGTTGTGCTGGATTTCGACCTGGGGGAACTCATCTTTTACGACCCCATCGCTTGCGTTATTCTCTATACCCACCAGACCAGGTTCCGACACCCCGTTTTCCCTGTCTTTGCTGTTGCAGACGAGACCATAGCCCTCATACAGTGA
- the LOC108698844 gene encoding RING finger protein 223, with product MNGSTTYGYVMATEVADPDPEGHPRSATECPICYSSYDNIFKTPLKLPCAHTFCMECLGRLCLFIRHLQEFPCPLCRTVVVIPVGGVPKLPPNLDIVAQLPPDMQNLQEVWVEGHKLCWMRNKDSDLHRSSLVTVQLLSNPTDNNAIQEGLVAVRQSLCSTLCRNLWGLGLTIFASGLFVFTVIFLPVYMNFK from the coding sequence ATGAATGGTTCCACCACCTATGGATATGTTATGGCCACAGAGGTTGCAGACCCAGATCCCGAGGGCCACCCCAGGAGCGCCACAGAGTGCCCTATTTGCTATTCCTCTTATGACAACATCTTTAAGACCCCGTTGAAGCTTCCTTGTGCCCATACCTTCTGCATGGAGTGCCTTGGACGACTGTGCCTCTTTATTAGGCATTTGCAAGAATTTCCGTGCCCTCTATGCAGAACTGTAGTGGTGATCCCCGTTGGGGGGGTCCCCAAATTACCTCCAAATCTTGATATTGTGGCCCAGCTCCCACCAGATATGCAGAACTTGCAGGAGGTCTGGGTGGAAGGGCACAAGCTCTGCTGGATGAGAAATAAGGACTCTGACCTGCACAGAAGCTCCTTGGTAACTGTCCAGCTGTTGTCCAACCCCACGGACAACAATGCAATTCAAGAGGGTCTGGTTGCTGTGCGCCAAAGCTTGTGTAGCACCCTCTGCAGGAACTTGTGGGGTCTTGGTCTAACCATTTTTGCATCTGGACTTTTTGTGTTCACAGTTATATTCCTACCTGTTTATATGAACTTTAAGTGA
- the rnf183.L gene encoding E3 ubiquitin-protein ligase RNF183, translated as MPGSRDGLFQHLWERGIVLWGHVDQSTREGIMADTVKLDPDCDCPVCWNPYTPTFRTPKLLHCNHCFCMECLERLSQASQIHNRIPCPLCRHITVLPEEHGVTDLPTNTSILSQVKAEQLPPPPFFAFKDSLKLPLFQRPPSIYTVSVGEESGSSFESQSPLTTIPSNRPLWHCFQNPQLRMFSYLMLLIIGVTLFLILSIFWTRKFIWGQR; from the exons ATGCCAGGGAGCCGAGACGGATTGTTCCAACACCTGTGGGAGCGGGGGATTGTGCTGTGGGGTCACG TTGATCAGAGCACCAGAGAGGGAATCATGGCCGACACAGTTAAACTGGATCCAGACTGCGACTGCCCTGTTTGTTGGAATCCCTACACCCCCACTTTCCGCACCCCCAAACTGCTGCACTGCAACCACTGCTTCTGTATGGAGTGTCTGGAGCGGCTCAGTCAGGCCTCCCAAATCCACAACCGCATCCCCTGCCCACTGTGCCGCCACATCACCGTCCTGCCTGAGGAGCATGGGGTCACCGACCTCCCCACCAACACCTCCATCCTGAGCCAAGTGAAGGCCGAGCAACTGCCGCCTCCTCCGTTCTTTGCTTTCAAGGATTCCCTCAAACTGCCCCTTTTCCAGCGGCCGCCGTCCATCTACACGGTCAGCGTGGGGGAGGAGTCAGGCTCGTCGTTTGAATCGCAGTCGCCCCTCACCACCATCCCTAGTAACAGACCCCTCTGGCACTGCTTCCAGAACCCCCAACTGCGCATGTTCTCTTACCTCATGCTCCTCATCATCGGCGTCACACTCTTCCTCATCCTCTCCATCTTCTGGACTCGCAAGTTCATTTGGGGACAAAGGTAA
- the hdhd3.L gene encoding haloacid dehalogenase-like hydrolase domain-containing protein 3 translates to MSLRLITWDVKDTLLRVRVPVGQQYYAEAKKRGLCVNPGTLETSFRNAYRSHSRLFPNYGLAQGMSSRQWWLDVVLQTFRLSGIEDSDTVQSLAKQLYQDFSTAHNWALVPGAREALDSCTNLGLRMAVISNFDRRLEELLRQCCLERYFDFVVTAESAGVAKPHLGIFHKALSLAKVPPHQAVHVGDDYVNDYCAARMVGMHSYLIHPKTPPKLQWNIPEEHVIQSPEQLIPKLVGVLKNSMT, encoded by the coding sequence ATGAGCTTGCGGCTGATAACGTGGGACGTGAAAGACACCCTGTTGCGGGTCCGTGTGCCAGTGGGGCAGCAGTATTATGCTGAAGCCAAGAAGCGAGGCCTCTGTGTGAACCCCGGCACCTTGGAGACATCTTTCCGCAATGCCTACCGATCTCACAGCCGTCTCTTCCCAAACTACGGGTTGGCACAGGGCATGAGCTCCCGGCAGTGGTGGCTGGATGTGGTGTTACAGACATTCCGACTTTCTGGCATTGAGGATTCTGACACCGTTCAGTCCCTGGCCAAACAGCTGTACCAAGACTTCTCCACTGCCCACAACTGGGCATTGGTACCAGGAGCCAGGGAGGCACTAGATTCCTGCACAAATCTGGGGCTCAGGATGGCAGTTATCTCTAATTTTGACAGGAGGCTGGAGGAGCTGCTGAGACAGTGCTGTCTGGAGAGATACTTTGATTTTGTAGTCACCGCTGAGAGTGCAGGCGTTGCTAAACCCCACCTGGGCATATTTCATAAGGCTCTGAGCTTGGCCAAAGTGCCGCCCCACCAAGCCGTGCACGTGGGGGACGATTATGTGAATGACTATTGTGCAGCAAGGATGGTGGGAATGCACAGCTACCTCATTCATCCAAAGACTCCCCCCAAACTGCAGTGGAACATCCCAGAGGAACATGTAATCCAGTCCCCTGAGCAGCTCATTCCCAAACTGGTAGGGGTTCTAAAGAACTCAATGACCTAG
- the wdr31.L gene encoding WD repeat-containing protein 31, protein MGKLQSKVKRNGSKYRAESRREECAPVQLPRQHSRAHNDAVTYIAALKSDLCVSGGKDKAVVVSNWRTGSALKRLVGHEREVTKVSCVFGSNRLFSASRDKTVLMWDLHGKLGPAQRFMGHHLIVTGLAVSADCRLLLTGSRDNTLCKWDVESGQCVQNTGICRNLVTHLCWVPGESYVLQTSEDKMIRVWDSRDLQVAHTFPMKQYIQMHCDVSQDGNYCLTCSNGFGGQGCEATLWDLRQTKDKVCEYRGHLQSTASCIFLPVGMCDTPAVATSSHDCTVKIWDQNTGACLSNLFLDGAGPLSSLAVCDSSSVLCATFNSGIYSLQMDRSKGAALRQVLNF, encoded by the exons ATGGGGAAGTTGCAGAGCAAAGTTAAAAGGAACGGCTCAAAATACAG GGCCGAGAGCCGCAGGGAGGAGTGCGCTCCAGTTCAGCTACCCCGCCAGCACAGCCGGGCACACAATGACGCCGTTACCTACATCGCGGCTCTCAAATCCGACCTGTGCGTCTCCGGGGGGAAGGACAAG GCTGTGGTCGTGTCCAATTGGAGAACAGGAAGTGCCCTGAAGAGATTGGTGGGGCACGAGCGAGAGGTGACTAAG GTCTCCTGTGTGTTTGGGTCGAACCGACTCTTCAGCGCCTCCAGGGACAAGACGGTTCTGATGTGGGACCTGCATGGAAAGCTTGGCCCGGCCCAGAGGTTTATGGGACACCACTTAATTGTCACCGGTTTGGCTGTGAGTGCAG ACTGCAGACTGTTACTGACAGGCTCCCGGGATAACACCCTGTGTAAGTGGGACGTGGAGTCGGGTCAGTGTGTGCAGAACACTGGGATCTGCCGGAATCTG GTAACTCACCTGTGCTGGGTGCCGGGGGAGTCCTACGTGCTGCAGACGTCCGAAGACAAGATGATCCG TGTGTGGGACTCCCGGGACCTGCAGGTGGCGCACACGTTCCccatgaagcagtatatccaGATGCACTGTGATGTCAGCCAAGATGGCAACTACTGTCTCACCTGCAGCAACGGCTTCGGGGGTCAGGGCTGTGAAGCTACG CTGTGGGACCTGAGACAGACCAAGGACAAGGTTTGTGAATACCGGGGGCATCTGCAGAGCACAGCGTCCTGTATCTTCCTACCCGTGGGCATGTGTGACACCCCAGCAGTAGCCACGTCGTCCCATGACTGCACAGTGAAGATCTGGGATCAGAACACTGGAG CATGCCTCAGCAATCTCTTCCTGGATGGGGCGGGGCCTCTGTCTTCGTTAGCGGTGTGTGACAGCAGTTCTGTTCTGTGCGCCACTTTCAACTCGGGGATCTACTCGCTGCAGATGGACCGCTCAAAGGGGGCGGCGCTGAGGCAGGTGCTGAACTtctaa